The genomic segment TTAAGCAGCTGCCCATATCAGTACATCGGAGGGGTATTATCTAAAATGAGGTGACACTCAAGCTGTGTTTAACATAAGAATGTACTTAGCTAAATAGTTTTTGAAATGCTATGTCAAGGAAACAGAATGATTTAGGGTAGAAAAAAGTAATCACTGTCTATGAGGGAGGTTTAAAGCCCATACAATCATTGTGGACATTTTGCAATGACTGTCTCTGTTTAGATCCAGCACTAGTTTACTTTTCTGTCGCTCTTTATCAAACTCTTCTCTAAGTGTGTTTTCAAAGAGATTCTAAACAACAGAGAAATCACCAAAGAATTAGCCACTATTtggatttatttcaaaattcattcatttttgaatTATGAACTGTAAACACGTTTTATGGTGTGAGCCAACATTTACGTATCTTTAACTTAAAAATAAGTAATTCGGTTCCATTCAAATTTTAGGATTAGTAAAGGGTGTGCTGACAGGGACCAGTTTCAGGGGATAATCTTGGGTGCAAATCTCTAATGACCGCGAGGTTAGCTTCCCACACAAACAGCTCACCTACTTAGATTTATAAGCAGATAGGCTGACCATCAACATGCTCTCCACCTGCATGTCCCTACATGTCCAGGATAATGCCACCTCCCCCAGGAGTCACGCCCTCAACACTTCACATTAGTGATTCACCGGTTGGTTTAAACTGCTTTTATCTGttatttgatctttttttttgggtgtgCCTGTGTATTTgttgcctgtgtgtatgtgtggctatgtatgtgtgttgctgGTTGTGGTGTGAACTGTCTGTGGCCTTTACATGTGAACTGGGTTCATGTAGAAACACGGTTTTGTTTTATGTCCCAGCCTGCACCGCTGCACCTGGTTCAGCTGAGTTGGCTGGAAGCTTAAAAAACGTATGAAAGCAAACAGAAAAAGGACTGCTCAGCTAATTGAAGCCTTTGCGTTCGCTTCCGTTGGTTAAACCTCCATTTAAAGACAGAAAAGCTAAGCAGCTTTGCTTCAGGCAGATTAATAGGTcacaaatgtaatgtaaagacaCATTAATAACAATACTGGTGAACAATATAGAATTAAGAATAATAACGGCTGTGCTATTTCAATCACTGTCAGAGCTACTGACCgtcattaaaaatatattatctACTTCACTTATGTCTAGGGAAAAAGTTAATTACTAGGATCCAGTTGGGCTAATAAGAGGCTTCACTTTGCTGACAAAAGACAgtaatttgacaaaaaaacatcctCCCAATCCTGCCGTCTCAATGGCCCTGATGGTGATGGTGGTATTATCACCAACATGGCCCTCAATCCTGCATAATTATAGACCAAACTTTCCCTGCCACATTGATTGCATTTCCAAAtcttgttttgtattttatagcTGATGCTTAAATAGCAAAGGCCACCTGTTGCATTTGCTATATTTATAATGCTGTTCATGTAAATCTACGTAGAAGTTAGAGGTGACAGGCCACAGAGCTTATACATTATACCATCATGTCTGTACCAAGCATAGCTGGTGCATTTAAGAGAATTCTTTAGGATAAACGGGATAAGAACACGTTCACTGATATGTTAAATGAGAAGACGACTGGCCTGTCATGTTATACTTTATATTAATATACTAGAtattaataatgttttaaaagttAGGCTCCTATAACAgggttttttttataatttttaggaAATATAATATTCAGGAAATGGCAGAGTTACTGAAAACCAAAGTGTATGAGTGGAGTGCCGGAATaagctgagaaagaaaagaatggaTCTGATGAGAAATGTAAAGGACTGTATTGGATGTTGAGGgcttgtaaaacaaaaaatggcAACTAGAAAATGTAATCTCTTCATTTGAATCCCATTAAAGTCATTGAGTGGATTATGCAGAAATTCCCAGTATTCCTACAATCATAACATTCATAAAATATTgttaatttttacacatttacatttttaaggccaaactgaaacatgttttttgtgtgactGAATCCAAGAAGAAAGCTCATCATGCATACCTTTACACATTTCAAGTTTCAAGCAAAGGATGAAAGGGGGACATTTGAAAACTCAGATAAGTGTCCTGGGGGAAAGGATCCTATTGTTCCTTAACAATACAATTTAGGGCATGAGGTAGTCCCAGCTCTTTCACTTTAACCAAGCCACAGTCAGTATTTGGCTGAGGTCCCCTTTGACCCTGTCCTTTAAACCTGCTACCCTTTCCAGTGGGGTGAAAAGAGATGGCGGCTCTATACTGGGTGTCAGTCATGGCCAACTGCCTTAAGTCTTTGTGATGCAAACACTTGGGAGATTGACAGAGAGCAGGAAGTTTCAATTTTAAGAAGCCATTAAAAGACAGATAAAGTTTGAGGACAGCCTTCGGGCAAATTATTCCTAAGTAATTGTCCTCAGTTTGGTGACAATGCCTGCAAGTTTGATATATTAATGGATTCCTACCTTTGTCTTCAACTGTGAAGTAGAAGATATCACTTGTGGCGTTGCTCCCATCCAACAGCACATAACAGATCTTCATGTCATCGATATCAGCTGTTGATATGGTATGAGAGGCAGAGTGTTAGCTGAAAATGTTAGCTGTGACGACTAAGCCACTTTTACAAGGTTTTAGTTACAACCCTTAGGCTGCAATTAAAGTGGGCCACAGGAGACGTGTTCTGAAGCATTCATAATTGTTTTAAGCAAAGTCTAAATATTCTATAAGTTAGAAATATCTATTACAGAACTATAATCTACAGttattatgatgatgattattaGTAATAGCAGCAGTCATATTAGTACCGCTATTAATAGTATTATTATATTCATACAATCAAgtattatttgattatttggCAGTGAATTTCTTGTCCTAACTTTGGGTTTGTTAGAGCTTGTTACTTCTTTAATAAAGCTCTCATCACTGCCTGCAATAGCTGAGAATGAGGTGAGAGTGGTAACAGTTAAATTGTAGGCCatgaaaccaaaacaataagtaaaaaaagctaaaatgctATGTAGAAGTTAGGGTTACTAGAGAGTCAGGTGGTAAATGACCTCTTTCATATTACATATGGTGATTTAATCCAgtgttaatataaaatatttataaatgcAGTTTCAATTTTCAAAACTCTGTTAAGAGATTTTAGTGTGACACTGGCTTACCTTGTGTGAAGGTCTTGATGCTGTCGTTGCCCAGGGCAGTGTTCATGATAAAGCCATGCAGAGGAGCCTCAGACACAATGTATTTCAGGACCCTCTGGGAACTGTCGCGGTCCTCTGCTCGAAGGGCCTTGCTGGTGATCACGAAGCCCAGGTGGTTTGTTTGGAGGACCTTCAGTGAGGCAGCAGCTTTGTTAACCACAATCTGGGGTACACCGTTGTCCACAGTGTTGATGTGAATGGTCATCATCTGGGGCTTGCGTGTCTCATACACAGTGTTAGGAAAGACATAAAAATCAGAATGAGTGCCGTCTGTGACAGTGAAGGAGAAGCTGTCATCGGTGGTCTCAGTGCCATCGTGCTTATAGCTGATAAGGTTCTCATTTAGGTCTTGCTTGGAAAAAGTTGTGACTGGTTTGGTATTGTTGAAAAGCATCTGCCCATGTACTGGCACCTGGGTGACTATGAATCGCAATAGGTTGTCTGGGGTGTCCCGATCCTCAGCTGTCAACTCAAATGGCGTGATGAGCttgctttctccctcctccacaACCAGTTTGCTTATTGTCAAGACGGGTTTCTTATTATCTACATCAGTGATGGACACTCTGAAGGTACGGAAGACAGGATTGTAACCGTCTGTCACCTCAAACTCAAAGCTGTCCATTTTCATCTCATCATCAGAGGTGTGGATGTAGTAGATCTTGTTGCCAGCAAGCTGCAGTTGGGTGAAGGTGGAAATGGGAACACCTGGGTGGTCAGTGCTCTCTAAGTGGCCTCTACTAGGTGCTCTTGTGATGCTAAAGCCAAGGAATTCATCAGGACTGTTAATGTCAGTGGTGCTGAGGAGGTCAGTGGTAAGAGTTactctccctccttcttttAGGGTCACACCTTTGTTGATTACATCTGGAAAGACCATGTCAATGCTTCCAATGTTAATGTAAAAGTAACGGTCAATAAGGGGATTGATGCCATCTGTGACATCAAACTTCAGCAGGTCACGGATTCCCTCCTGGCCTGTGTGTACATATTGGATGAGCTGTTTGTCAATTTCGTCCTGTGTGAAGTTCATCCCGAGGGTGATATTACCTAAAACATCACCAAACTTGCTGATACGCTGAAGGTAGCCTTGGCCTGGGCCGTACTGCACAACATATGTTAGCTCTTTGTCTTCAGAGTCAAGATCTGTGGCCTTCAAAACACTGTTGCTGATGACTTTTGTCTCTCCAATCTCAACATCAAGGCCATCATTTATAGCCATCCTTGGTGTCTCATCGTCAACAGGAATAACCATGATAAGAACTGTTTTTTCCACTGTATGTTTCCCATCTGAGAGTCTGATTTCAAAACTGTCCTCTTTGGTCTCTGAGTCATCGTGTTCATAGACAATGTTGGATGCTTCTTTGATCTGTTCCAGGTTGAATTTTTCCACAGGGACAGTGCCAGTACTGAGCTGCTGAACTATTGTACCGTGTTTAGGTTTTTTGATGATCTCAAAGTGCAGCTCATCCCCAGGGATGTCAGCATCAGCTGCGTTCAGAATTGGTGTGTCAATGACCAGACTCATGCCCTCCATTACCACAAACTCACGGATGAAAATCTCCGGCTTCTCGTCATTGGCTGGAATGATGACTATAGGTAAGAAGTGGCGTTCAGAGAAGTTAATACCATCTGAGCAACGGAAGGTGAAACGATCTTCTACAGGTTCAACCCCTTTGTGGATGCTTTGGACATAGTATATGTGGCCGAGGGCAATGTCTTTAATGCTAAAGGCAGTAATGGCTGTCCCTGCCCTGGATTTTTCAGAGCCTGAGGCTGGGGAGATGTTCTCCACATAACCAGATGTTGGTTGGACGATGATGGTGCACAGGATATCGTCATTGGTAGTGTCAATATCTTCAGCTTGGATGTGGTCCAAAGTAATGACATTCTTCTCCCCTTCGAGTCCAACAAACTGCTCTCCTACACTGACAATAGGTGGAATGCTGTCAACAGGAAGGATGGTGACGTGAACTGTCACACCTTGAACCTTGTTGCCGCCAACAACCCACTGCTCTGACAAATCAGACAGAGTAAGGTTGAAAGAGTCATATTTTTTTACCGGTCCAATTTCACCAGATGTGTGAGCATACACCACTGCCCCATTGATGATGTCTTCTTGGGTGAATCTTTCAGTGGGAGCACCATTAACCAGGATCTCACCCAGCCTGGGAGGCTCTTCAACAATGAAAGTGAGGATGAGGTCATCTGTGTCTTCATCACGGCCCTGAATGACATTACTTGTAATCTCCGTGGCTCCATTCTCCAGTACATCGATAGACGCTCCGAGCAGACCGGCTGGGAGCATAATTGTGGGGGTCTCGTCATCAACCGGCTCGATTGTGATTTTAATGGTGATGGGTACCTCATGAAAACCGTCACTGACATCAATCTTCATCACATCACTAAGTGATTCCTCTCCACCATGTATGTAAGTAAGGCGACCATTTGCAATGTCTTCAAGTACGAATGTTTCGCCATTTGCCATGTCGATCCCCAAATACTGCAGCTGCCCAAACCGAGGGATCTGGGTCACAGTGAAGATGATATTTTCAtcatctgtatctgtgtctgtggcATGCAGCTCTTTCCTAGTGATGACATAGGTACTTCTTTCCATAACAGTGAACCCTGTGTTGGTGATAAGTGGGGGTTTGTTGTCCACTGGCTGTAGGAAAATGGTGAATAGTCCATCTAGAGTGTTACCAGCAGTGTCTTCCACAATGAACGTGAACTGAGCCACTTTTGGAGTGATGCCCAGCTCCTGGTCTGGAGGCTTGTAAGCTACTTTGTGGTGATTAACCTGGGCCTGTGTGAATTCTGTAATTACAGTGTCTGGACTGTCAGTCAGTACGATGTCACCTAAGGGGACTGGATTGTTCTCATCTGTGTCAGTTGGGGGCTTAATGATGGTGTACTTGAGGTCCCTGTCATCTGAATCTAGATCACTATAACACAAGAATTTCTTTTTGAAGTGGGTAAGCTCGTACTCCTGGACTGTCATGTGAAGGGTGGTGCCCGGAAAGATTTCTGGGGCAAGGTCATCAACAGGATGAATTTTGGTGGTAAAGATGTGTTCGCCAGATTGATTAGGAGGGTCATTATCATCTTGGACCCGGAACACAAACTGATCAATCACAGTGGTGGTGCTATGGGGTCCGATGTGACGGTAGAACAGCTTTCCATCAAGAATATCCTGCTGAAACCATTCAGTTACCACCTGCTCAAACATCTCATCTGTCTCGCTGAACTTCCAGAGAGACGGGTCAGAGGGAGGCTCCACTTGCCTTAGCAGGAGCTCCCCCACAGTTGAGTAGGGCGCTTCCAAGATAAACTTAATGGTGGAGTCTTCTGAATCAATATCTGAGGCACTCAAGATGAAGGGAGAGATCTGCATGACTTCATTCTTAAATAGCACCAGCCCGGTGTTAGCATTGATAATAGGTGGCTCATCATCAGTGGGAGCAATAGTGATAGGGAACAAAAACTCCACTTCACTACTGCCATCAGTCATTCTAAAAATAATGTTGTCACTATAGGTATCGCTGCCGTCATGCTGGTACAACACAATGCCGGCGTCTAGATCGGCAGGTGTAAAGAATTTCCTGCGAGCGCCGAGCACGGTCAGGTCTCCATGCTTTAAGCCATCAACAACAGTTATTCTCACATCTTCCAGGTTATCCTCATCACTAATCTCTAAATTCCGGGAACTGGATAGAGCTCGAGACTGCCCTTCAAACAATAGCTGCCCTGTATTTTTTGTTGCTACAGGAGCCAAGGTATTCATAGGCTTCACCACAATCATAAAAGCAAATGTATCAGACACAGCACCATCAGTGTCTACAATTTCAAACTCTAGCTGGAAAATCCTCTCTACTTCTGAGTCCTCTGAGGGTGGCTTATAAGCTATTTTAAGATCTTTGATGTCTCTCTGATAGAAAGAGGTGATTGGCAGATTCTGATCATCTGTGCTGATGATATAGCCCTGCTGAGGGCTAAGTGGTGTAGTAATGTTGAAGATTAAATCACCTGGATCAGATTCAACATCTTCAGCAGCCAGCATGTCACTTGTAATAGCTGTCATCACAAACTGATCAACCTCCATCATCATCATGGCTACAAAGCTGGGTTTAGGAGCTGTGTTCTCTGCACCCTCTCTGATTCTAACCATCATTTGGAAATGCTCTTGCATTATGGTGTTGCCTTCGTTATCCTGCAGCTCTGCCATCATTGGAATATAATCTCTGTTAGGTGAGTTGGTTTTAGCTGTGTGCTTGTAGTGAATGCCCTGTTTCAGAAACTCATCACAGTCAACCATTTGGCCATTTGAGGGGTTATTCAATAGAGTGCCATACCTGGGAAGACCTCCAGCGCCGACCAGAGTGGCGATCTTACACTGTGTGACGCCATCCTCAAAGGAAAACTCCAGACCTTTTTTGTCAATAGGGTTGCTGTCACCAtttagcttttcaacattaagGGGCATATTCCTGGTCAAAATCTCAAGCTGCTGGAAAACCACCTCCACTTCCAGCATGAAAGGGATGATAACTGAGTCTGTCTGGGAGTCATAACGAAGCTGCAGCTTCACACGATCCTTGCTGGGGCTCCGAGATCCAAAATGAGTGTATTTCACTTCATCTGGTCCAAATGAACAGGGGAACTTTTTAGGGGTCAGCATCCCAGGTTTCTGGGCCAGTGGGTCATTGTCCAAAACTGTGATGTGGCAGCGGTCACCAGGCTGCACTTCTGTTACAAGGTCATTCACAGGGTCCAGAAACACAGACCTCCCAAAAGGCACTCTGATCCCATTGTTAGCGATGATGATGTTGTCTTCATTAGGTCCAGATCTGTGGTGATAAAGGTGAGCTAGGTCAAACGGCTCTGCGTCTACCGAGGCAAAACAGAAGCTAAGAGCAAATGTCACAAGCAGGCATCTTAAAAGTTCCCACTTTTGACAAAGTGGGGAACTTTGCAGACAACCAGCCATATCCACTGCTAGTTGCCTTgcaattattttataaatcagcAGTAGCAGGCAGATTCCTGTCCCAAGTGgggaaaaagcatcaaaaaagaaaactctCTGTGATGGTTTGGGCCTTGGAgtgtgtcctctctgtctctctctctctttctatgtggccacacagagacacaagtgTGGTGAATGCTGCAGGGCTGTGCAGGTAATAATGAAACAGTAGACAGTGACAGGCGCAGGCTCCTCCCTCTGTCAGCGCAGGGAGGGAGCCTCCTGCCCCCATAGCTAATTTAAGAAAGACCATTGGACAAGAGTGTGAAAGTGCTACCCCCCAACCAACACCCACCCTTCTCCCGTCCTCTCACTGAAAAAGGTGGGGGATAAAATCCAATGCAAAACTAACCTAATTCAGTGGAATCTGTGTGACCAAATACATGGCACATGATGATACATGAAGTCACTGtctgtatattttatttaagtttAAACAAATTTGACAATTTATAAGTATGTATATAGATTTAGTGCTTTTGTGGGATTTTCTTAATCTCCccttttatttctaaat from the Perca flavescens isolate YP-PL-M2 chromosome 2, PFLA_1.0, whole genome shotgun sequence genome contains:
- the frem3 gene encoding FRAS1-related extracellular matrix protein 3 isoform X2, which codes for MELDEKLNSSGPNEDNIIIANNGIRVPFGRSVFLDPVNDLVTEVQPGDRCHITVLDNDPLAQKPGMLTPKKFPCSFGPDEVKYTHFGSRSPSKDRVKLQLRYDSQTDSVIIPFMLEVEVVFQQLEILTRNMPLNVEKLNGDSNPIDKKGLEFSFEDGVTQCKIATLVGAGGLPRYGTLLNNPSNGQMVDCDEFLKQGIHYKHTAKTNSPNRDYIPMMAELQDNEGNTIMQEHFQMMVRIREGAENTAPKPSFVAMMMMEVDQFVMTAITSDMLAAEDVESDPGDLIFNITTPLSPQQGYIISTDDQNLPITSFYQRDIKDLKIAYKPPSEDSEVERIFQLEFEIVDTDGAVSDTFAFMIVVKPMNTLAPVATKNTGQLLFEGQSRALSSSRNLEISDEDNLEDVRITVVDGLKHGDLTVLGARRKFFTPADLDAGIVLYQHDGSDTYSDNIIFRMTDGSSEVEFLFPITIAPTDDEPPIINANTGLVLFKNEVMQISPFILSASDIDSEDSTIKFILEAPYSTVGELLLRQVEPPSDPSLWKFSETDEMFEQVVTEWFQQDILDGKLFYRHIGPHSTTTVIDQFVFRVQDDNDPPNQSGEHIFTTKIHPVDDLAPEIFPGTTLHMTVQEYELTHFKKKFLCYSDLDSDDRDLKYTIIKPPTDTDENNPVPLGDIVLTDSPDTVITEFTQAQVNHHKVAYKPPDQELGITPKVAQFTFIVEDTAGNTLDGLFTIFLQPVDNKPPLITNTGFTVMERSTYVITRKELHATDTDTDDENIIFTVTQIPRFGQLQYLGIDMANGETFVLEDIANGRLTYIHGGEESLSDVMKIDVSDGFHEVPITIKITIEPVDDETPTIMLPAGLLGASIDVLENGATEITSNVIQGRDEDTDDLILTFIVEEPPRLGEILVNGAPTERFTQEDIINGAVVYAHTSGEIGPVKKYDSFNLTLSDLSEQWVVGGNKVQGVTVHVTILPVDSIPPIVSVGEQFVGLEGEKNVITLDHIQAEDIDTTNDDILCTIIVQPTSGYVENISPASGSEKSRAGTAITAFSIKDIALGHIYYVQSIHKGVEPVEDRFTFRCSDGINFSERHFLPIVIIPANDEKPEIFIREFVVMEGMSLVIDTPILNAADADIPGDELHFEIIKKPKHGTIVQQLSTGTVPVEKFNLEQIKEASNIVYEHDDSETKEDSFEIRLSDGKHTVEKTVLIMVIPVDDETPRMAINDGLDVEIGETKVISNSVLKATDLDSEDKELTYVVQYGPGQGYLQRISKFGDVLGNITLGMNFTQDEIDKQLIQYVHTGQEGIRDLLKFDVTDGINPLIDRYFYINIGSIDMVFPDVINKGVTLKEGGRVTLTTDLLSTTDINSPDEFLGFSITRAPSRGHLESTDHPGVPISTFTQLQLAGNKIYYIHTSDDEMKMDSFEFEVTDGYNPVFRTFRVSITDVDNKKPVLTISKLVVEEGESKLITPFELTAEDRDTPDNLLRFIVTQVPVHGQMLFNNTKPVTTFSKQDLNENLISYKHDGTETTDDSFSFTVTDGTHSDFYVFPNTVYETRKPQMMTIHINTVDNGVPQIVVNKAAASLKVLQTNHLGFVITSKALRAEDRDSSQRVLKYIVSEAPLHGFIMNTALGNDSIKTFTQADIDDMKICYVLLDGSNATSDIFYFTVEDKGGNKLKPQPFRLNWAWISLEREYYLVDEDAKFLEVTLKRRGYLGETSFVSIATKDGTAEKDKDFRGKAQKQVQFNPGQTTATWKVKIFTDQEFETSETFEIQLSDPVMAVLEFPDTATVEIVDPGDESTVYIPQAEFKIEEDVGELLVPVRRSGDASQELMVVCFTQQATATGTIPSTVLSYSDYITRPEDHNSVLRFDKDEREKLCRIIIIDDSLYEEEESFNVSLSMPMGGQVGANFPTAKITILADSDDEPSLYFGEPEYVADESSGYVEVKVWRTGTDLSKTATVTVRSRKSEPVSAEAGLDYVGISRNLDFAPGVTMQTFRVTILDDLGQPELEGPETFDLVLRMPMNAVLGEPSKTTITINDTVTDVPKVQFKEGSYKVDESDGEVTAIVYRSGDISLRSTVRCYTRQGSAQVMMDYSERPNTDASIITFLPGETEKPCVVSLMDDSVHEDDEEFRLVLGTPKSKSPYGASIGEQKEALVTVTDGKDKPIIRFSEIKYSVREPQVKGDVAIVKLPILRVGDTSKVSVVRVHTKDGSATSGEDYNPLSEDVEFKEGETEHFVEIEILYDGQREMREAFTVHMKPDDNMVAEIQMNKAIVYIEEMDSVADVTFPAVPQVVSLLMYDDTAKSKDKPHPPNGYPVVCVTACNPKYHDFDKTGSICSAENINDTLTQYRWLVSAPTGSDGVTSPMREVDTNTFFTNTKSITLDSIYFQAGSRVQCAARAFNANGDAGLELSSPIAVISKEEGMCQPRIPGTVGAEPFSAKIRYTGPDDPDFPNLVKLTINMPHMDGMLPVISTRPLSNFELTLSPDGTRVGNHRCSNLLDFNEIQTGHGFITDATKNPEIIGETSPYQYSPVMRSANSLRFYRNLNLEACLWEFTTYYDMSELLNDCGGSIGTDGQVLNLVQSYVTLRVPLFVSYVFHSPVAVGGWQHFDLQSELKLTFVYDTAILWQDGIGSPPEAELQGAMYPTSMRINEEGRLVVNFKTEARFRGQFVMSHSGTSVSSMVMCADHPGLTFTLALVRTEPTYNQPMQQWSFVSDFAVRDYSGTYTVKLIACIASPNGEFSIPPVCHPREPLTFDMDIRFQQVSDPVAAEFSLNTQMFLLSKKELWLSDGSMGFGEGTDAAFSDGSMIYGRVMVDPVQNLGDSFSCSIEKVFLCTGADGYVPKYNPTNKEYGCLADAPSLLYRFKILDKAQPETQATVFGDVAFKATLAQDTPGGLPLVRQPGSDGFSLSSSPLFQVAAGREWFIHTIYTVRSRENANRNIGKRSVEYLHHSMSSVEQPETSNMATHRHRRAAPALSDLGVAQDIGVENNRGTNIQHIALDRADRMVVSQRQPWSPNRDPLLDRPLLESSGRELADTSTVPMLVGLAGMILLICLIATVVILLLWRKKREKKTQFPPYTTSSSSAYNGYSQGPAGMWSSSDNSEV
- the frem3 gene encoding FRAS1-related extracellular matrix protein 3 isoform X1 yields the protein MAGCLQSSPLCQKWELLRCLLVTFALSFCFASVDAEPFDLAHLYHHRSGPNEDNIIIANNGIRVPFGRSVFLDPVNDLVTEVQPGDRCHITVLDNDPLAQKPGMLTPKKFPCSFGPDEVKYTHFGSRSPSKDRVKLQLRYDSQTDSVIIPFMLEVEVVFQQLEILTRNMPLNVEKLNGDSNPIDKKGLEFSFEDGVTQCKIATLVGAGGLPRYGTLLNNPSNGQMVDCDEFLKQGIHYKHTAKTNSPNRDYIPMMAELQDNEGNTIMQEHFQMMVRIREGAENTAPKPSFVAMMMMEVDQFVMTAITSDMLAAEDVESDPGDLIFNITTPLSPQQGYIISTDDQNLPITSFYQRDIKDLKIAYKPPSEDSEVERIFQLEFEIVDTDGAVSDTFAFMIVVKPMNTLAPVATKNTGQLLFEGQSRALSSSRNLEISDEDNLEDVRITVVDGLKHGDLTVLGARRKFFTPADLDAGIVLYQHDGSDTYSDNIIFRMTDGSSEVEFLFPITIAPTDDEPPIINANTGLVLFKNEVMQISPFILSASDIDSEDSTIKFILEAPYSTVGELLLRQVEPPSDPSLWKFSETDEMFEQVVTEWFQQDILDGKLFYRHIGPHSTTTVIDQFVFRVQDDNDPPNQSGEHIFTTKIHPVDDLAPEIFPGTTLHMTVQEYELTHFKKKFLCYSDLDSDDRDLKYTIIKPPTDTDENNPVPLGDIVLTDSPDTVITEFTQAQVNHHKVAYKPPDQELGITPKVAQFTFIVEDTAGNTLDGLFTIFLQPVDNKPPLITNTGFTVMERSTYVITRKELHATDTDTDDENIIFTVTQIPRFGQLQYLGIDMANGETFVLEDIANGRLTYIHGGEESLSDVMKIDVSDGFHEVPITIKITIEPVDDETPTIMLPAGLLGASIDVLENGATEITSNVIQGRDEDTDDLILTFIVEEPPRLGEILVNGAPTERFTQEDIINGAVVYAHTSGEIGPVKKYDSFNLTLSDLSEQWVVGGNKVQGVTVHVTILPVDSIPPIVSVGEQFVGLEGEKNVITLDHIQAEDIDTTNDDILCTIIVQPTSGYVENISPASGSEKSRAGTAITAFSIKDIALGHIYYVQSIHKGVEPVEDRFTFRCSDGINFSERHFLPIVIIPANDEKPEIFIREFVVMEGMSLVIDTPILNAADADIPGDELHFEIIKKPKHGTIVQQLSTGTVPVEKFNLEQIKEASNIVYEHDDSETKEDSFEIRLSDGKHTVEKTVLIMVIPVDDETPRMAINDGLDVEIGETKVISNSVLKATDLDSEDKELTYVVQYGPGQGYLQRISKFGDVLGNITLGMNFTQDEIDKQLIQYVHTGQEGIRDLLKFDVTDGINPLIDRYFYINIGSIDMVFPDVINKGVTLKEGGRVTLTTDLLSTTDINSPDEFLGFSITRAPSRGHLESTDHPGVPISTFTQLQLAGNKIYYIHTSDDEMKMDSFEFEVTDGYNPVFRTFRVSITDVDNKKPVLTISKLVVEEGESKLITPFELTAEDRDTPDNLLRFIVTQVPVHGQMLFNNTKPVTTFSKQDLNENLISYKHDGTETTDDSFSFTVTDGTHSDFYVFPNTVYETRKPQMMTIHINTVDNGVPQIVVNKAAASLKVLQTNHLGFVITSKALRAEDRDSSQRVLKYIVSEAPLHGFIMNTALGNDSIKTFTQADIDDMKICYVLLDGSNATSDIFYFTVEDKGGNKLKPQPFRLNWAWISLEREYYLVDEDAKFLEVTLKRRGYLGETSFVSIATKDGTAEKDKDFRGKAQKQVQFNPGQTTATWKVKIFTDQEFETSETFEIQLSDPVMAVLEFPDTATVEIVDPGDESTVYIPQAEFKIEEDVGELLVPVRRSGDASQELMVVCFTQQATATGTIPSTVLSYSDYITRPEDHNSVLRFDKDEREKLCRIIIIDDSLYEEEESFNVSLSMPMGGQVGANFPTAKITILADSDDEPSLYFGEPEYVADESSGYVEVKVWRTGTDLSKTATVTVRSRKSEPVSAEAGLDYVGISRNLDFAPGVTMQTFRVTILDDLGQPELEGPETFDLVLRMPMNAVLGEPSKTTITINDTVTDVPKVQFKEGSYKVDESDGEVTAIVYRSGDISLRSTVRCYTRQGSAQVMMDYSERPNTDASIITFLPGETEKPCVVSLMDDSVHEDDEEFRLVLGTPKSKSPYGASIGEQKEALVTVTDGKDKPIIRFSEIKYSVREPQVKGDVAIVKLPILRVGDTSKVSVVRVHTKDGSATSGEDYNPLSEDVEFKEGETEHFVEIEILYDGQREMREAFTVHMKPDDNMVAEIQMNKAIVYIEEMDSVADVTFPAVPQVVSLLMYDDTAKSKDKPHPPNGYPVVCVTACNPKYHDFDKTGSICSAENINDTLTQYRWLVSAPTGSDGVTSPMREVDTNTFFTNTKSITLDSIYFQAGSRVQCAARAFNANGDAGLELSSPIAVISKEEGMCQPRIPGTVGAEPFSAKIRYTGPDDPDFPNLVKLTINMPHMDGMLPVISTRPLSNFELTLSPDGTRVGNHRCSNLLDFNEIQTGHGFITDATKNPEIIGETSPYQYSPVMRSANSLRFYRNLNLEACLWEFTTYYDMSELLNDCGGSIGTDGQVLNLVQSYVTLRVPLFVSYVFHSPVAVGGWQHFDLQSELKLTFVYDTAILWQDGIGSPPEAELQGAMYPTSMRINEEGRLVVNFKTEARFRGQFVMSHSGTSVSSMVMCADHPGLTFTLALVRTEPTYNQPMQQWSFVSDFAVRDYSGTYTVKLIACIASPNGEFSIPPVCHPREPLTFDMDIRFQQVSDPVAAEFSLNTQMFLLSKKELWLSDGSMGFGEGTDAAFSDGSMIYGRVMVDPVQNLGDSFSCSIEKVFLCTGADGYVPKYNPTNKEYGCLADAPSLLYRFKILDKAQPETQATVFGDVAFKATLAQDTPGGLPLVRQPGSDGFSLSSSPLFQVAAGREWFIHTIYTVRSRENANRNIGKRSVEYLHHSMSSVEQPETSNMATHRHRRAAPALSDLGVAQDIGVENNRGTNIQHIALDRADRMVVSQRQPWSPNRDPLLDRPLLESSGRELADTSTVPMLVGLAGMILLICLIATVVILLLWRKKREKKTQFPPYTTSSSSAYNGYSQGPAGMWSSSDNSEV